One Thalassoglobus sp. JC818 genomic region harbors:
- a CDS encoding FAD:protein FMN transferase — protein MTFRVPGFALRFVSVLLFMVVVLLAQTGRAEIVEIVGETMGTTYSIKWVTESDADAATPDREVIHKLVDQRLDEILAMMSTYDPESELSRFNTQTSTEWFPVSAETAEVVEAALEVFRVSGGAFDPTVGRLVRMWRFGKDPAADGIPSEEEIESAMKSVGGQHVSVRLDPPAIKKSLPDVELDLSAIAKGYGVDAIVELLGEQEIKNCLVEIGGEVRTSGRKGDQPWRLGVERPSSLNRELQATVDLEDQALATSGNYRNFFEYDGKRYSHTIDPRTGWPVKHHLSSASVVADSCMLADAWATTLMVLGPEEGQRLADQEGITAYLITENESGIERLSTTAGAGSFVEVDPGNLQGNGQESALTVFLITILVFSLALSGLAVGVIFSNRALKGSCGGAEGLKDDEGRSICEMCTTPPEECDQFKQQLKEKVASSSKSYGESDSEASL, from the coding sequence ATGACTTTCAGGGTTCCAGGTTTCGCTCTCCGATTCGTTTCCGTCCTCCTTTTCATGGTGGTTGTGCTTCTGGCACAGACTGGACGCGCTGAGATTGTGGAAATTGTCGGCGAAACCATGGGAACCACTTACTCCATCAAGTGGGTGACAGAATCCGACGCAGACGCGGCAACCCCCGACCGAGAAGTCATTCACAAGCTTGTTGATCAGCGTCTCGATGAAATCCTGGCGATGATGTCGACTTATGATCCTGAATCAGAGTTGTCGCGATTCAATACGCAGACCTCGACGGAATGGTTTCCCGTTTCGGCAGAGACAGCAGAAGTTGTGGAAGCTGCCCTCGAGGTGTTTCGGGTATCAGGAGGGGCTTTCGATCCGACTGTCGGTCGACTCGTTCGGATGTGGCGGTTCGGGAAAGATCCGGCAGCGGATGGTATTCCCTCTGAAGAAGAGATTGAGTCAGCGATGAAAAGCGTGGGAGGTCAGCACGTGTCCGTGCGACTGGACCCGCCCGCGATTAAGAAGTCTCTACCGGATGTTGAGCTCGATCTTTCCGCAATCGCCAAGGGATATGGTGTTGATGCCATCGTCGAGCTGCTGGGCGAACAGGAGATCAAAAACTGTCTGGTCGAGATTGGTGGAGAAGTTCGCACTTCAGGCCGGAAAGGAGATCAGCCCTGGCGGCTCGGAGTCGAACGCCCCAGTTCACTCAACCGAGAACTTCAAGCGACTGTCGACCTTGAAGATCAAGCACTCGCGACATCCGGAAACTACCGCAATTTTTTCGAGTACGATGGCAAGCGGTACTCGCACACGATCGATCCGCGAACAGGCTGGCCGGTCAAACATCATCTTTCGTCTGCCTCAGTTGTCGCAGATAGCTGCATGCTCGCGGACGCATGGGCGACGACGCTCATGGTTCTCGGACCGGAAGAAGGCCAACGACTTGCTGATCAGGAAGGAATCACTGCCTACCTGATCACTGAAAATGAATCGGGAATCGAGAGGTTGTCGACGACTGCAGGTGCGGGCAGCTTCGTCGAAGTCGATCCCGGCAATCTTCAAGGCAACGGTCAAGAGTCTGCGTTGACCGTCTTTCTGATCACGATCCTCGTGTTCTCGCTGGCACTTTCAGGTTTGGCGGTCGGAGTGATTTTCTCCAATCGTGCCCTGAAAGGAAGCTGTGGAGGTGCTGAGGGGCTGAAAGACGATGAAGGTCGTTCGATCTGCGAAATGTGTACAACTCCGCCCGAAGAGTGCGATCAGTTCAAGCAGCAACTGAAAGAGAAAGTGGCCAGCTCATCGAAGTCATACGGTGAGTCCGACTCTGAAGCATCTCTGTAG
- a CDS encoding nucleotidyltransferase family protein, translating to MKESERQTDAALHAAIPAAGFSRRMGEPKLLMPIAGQPLIRHLVDQLQHPSIASISILVRAEDTALIDCLETTTATVVTTEVPTRDMRESVERLIREIGQSACHNTSDGLLLIPADYPFVAKNVLYKLVVQWIAAPDRIVLPIFEGRRGHPVIFPWDVVSQVDEIPADSGLNWLVKKFPERVLEVVVDDPSIHWDVDTPDDFRRISEFVQNRLK from the coding sequence GTGAAAGAATCGGAGCGTCAGACTGACGCGGCACTGCATGCAGCGATTCCGGCTGCGGGTTTCAGTCGTCGGATGGGAGAGCCGAAGCTGCTCATGCCGATCGCGGGGCAGCCGCTGATCCGACACCTCGTTGACCAACTTCAGCATCCGTCAATCGCTTCAATTTCGATTCTCGTCAGGGCTGAAGACACCGCGTTGATCGACTGCTTAGAGACGACAACCGCCACAGTTGTCACGACAGAAGTTCCGACACGAGATATGCGAGAAAGCGTTGAACGTCTAATTCGTGAGATTGGGCAGAGCGCGTGCCACAACACATCAGACGGGCTTCTGCTCATTCCTGCGGATTATCCCTTCGTCGCAAAGAATGTGCTGTACAAACTTGTCGTTCAATGGATCGCCGCACCGGATCGTATTGTTCTCCCGATCTTCGAAGGTCGGCGCGGACATCCAGTCATCTTTCCGTGGGATGTCGTTTCTCAAGTGGATGAAATCCCGGCTGACTCCGGATTGAACTGGCTTGTCAAAAAATTTCCTGAACGAGTTCTCGAAGTTGTGGTTGACGATCCCTCAATTCACTGGGATGTCGACACTCCCGATGACTTTCGACGAATTTCCGAGTTTGTACAAAATCGACTCAAGTAG
- a CDS encoding acyl-[ACP]--phospholipid O-acyltransferase, with amino-acid sequence MNSAEVQTDELGESTRENGSLTSLSFIGLVLTQFLGAFNDNLFRWLSVPIAEQVVGQSNAIAIGTVCLTVPFLIFSPMAGWLADRFSKRSVIIAFKVAEIGIMLMAVLSILYGNVTALFSVVFLLGSQSALFGPAKFGSIPEILPTRLLSKGNGIMQLTSILAIGLGTVAGFALYDWARPTLGAGNIQDLSAVSMILVGLAVAGTITSLVIRTAGAGDSHAKLQINPITAMVPPLRAVFSDPRLLKTALGIAFFMFLGSLSQQNINPYGELILGLSKSDVGILLGILIAGVGCGSVLAGYWSEGKVELGIVPIGAVGIVASSFFLVLAGWMYSPEYPPKEQFAYWGSCLGLFLLGGSAGLYDVPLEAYLQFRSDRKNRGMVLAGNYLISYVCIVVSAGVFLLLREVLNISPLNIFLIGGLITIPVAWYVVFVVPDLSFRFFMWLMTHTVYKLRIFGRENIPEKGPALIVPNHVSFVDGILMMISSSRMIRFVIYADFTEKPFLRRLGQVMRVIPIDASRGPKELVKSLRIAKDAIKDGELVCIFAEGQLTRTGQMQPFQRGMFKIIQGSDAPIIPVNLHGLWGSIFSWRGGKLFWKWPKKWRYPVDIHFGKPIYDVQDPAVVRQQVEELGAEANLMDMTRQPIPAKRFIRHCKANKGRTKVTDSTKQTLNGGKLLAGSLAFRRVLRREVFAPDEKTVGVLLPPSVGGCLANMALALDKRVSVNLNYTLSEDVLNYCVNRAGIRHVLTSRKFLEKKPYNLENAEFVFLEDLKEKVSAVDKAAGAFGAYAMPASALEASLGLNSVDPNETLTIVFTSGSTGEPKGVVLSHSNVGANIEAVDHLLNLNDNDALLGVLPFFHSFGYTACMWLPLCYNVRGIYHFNPLDAKIVGRLCQENRATILMATPTFLQMYLRRCDKEQLESLDLIVVGAEKLPEQLARDFEAKFGVLPTEGYGTTELSPVAAVNIPDHRSTEVVQRGTKLGTVGRPLPGVTAKVVDPETGEDRGIGAEGLLLIKGPNVMQGYLDEPERTAEVLKDGWYCTGDFASIDDEGFVSITGRQSRFSKIGGEMVPHIRIEQELNRICQDCNDEEGEILLAVTAVPDDRKGEKLVVLHRSLHITPEEAIKQLSDTGLPKIWLPSRESFVEVDAIPVLGTGKLDLRGIKDLALERFCQPELQA; translated from the coding sequence ATGAATTCGGCTGAAGTCCAAACAGATGAACTCGGCGAATCCACGCGTGAGAACGGGTCGCTGACCTCGCTCAGCTTTATTGGACTGGTTCTGACACAGTTTCTCGGGGCGTTTAATGACAACCTTTTCAGATGGTTGTCCGTCCCGATTGCCGAGCAAGTCGTTGGACAGTCAAACGCCATCGCGATCGGGACCGTCTGCCTGACGGTTCCATTTCTGATTTTCTCTCCGATGGCGGGATGGCTGGCGGACCGATTCAGCAAACGATCAGTCATCATCGCATTCAAAGTTGCCGAGATTGGCATCATGCTGATGGCGGTCCTCTCCATACTTTACGGAAACGTCACTGCCTTGTTCAGCGTCGTCTTTCTGCTCGGAAGCCAAAGCGCCCTGTTCGGTCCGGCGAAGTTTGGAAGTATCCCCGAGATCCTGCCGACCCGTCTCCTCTCGAAAGGAAACGGAATCATGCAGCTGACCTCGATCCTGGCGATCGGGTTGGGAACAGTCGCTGGGTTTGCTCTATATGACTGGGCTCGTCCCACTCTCGGAGCTGGCAACATTCAAGATTTGTCAGCAGTCTCCATGATTCTAGTGGGACTGGCTGTTGCAGGCACAATCACCAGTCTCGTAATTCGAACAGCAGGAGCAGGTGATTCTCACGCGAAGCTGCAAATCAATCCGATTACCGCCATGGTCCCTCCTTTGCGAGCGGTCTTTTCGGATCCAAGACTTCTGAAAACGGCTCTTGGAATCGCGTTCTTCATGTTTCTGGGCTCGCTTTCACAACAGAACATCAATCCTTATGGCGAACTGATTCTGGGGCTCAGTAAATCTGACGTTGGAATTCTTCTCGGAATCCTCATCGCCGGTGTTGGGTGCGGATCGGTGCTCGCTGGGTATTGGTCCGAAGGAAAAGTCGAATTGGGAATCGTTCCGATCGGAGCGGTGGGAATTGTCGCCAGTTCATTCTTCCTCGTGCTTGCTGGCTGGATGTACTCGCCGGAATACCCTCCGAAAGAGCAATTCGCGTATTGGGGTTCGTGCCTCGGCCTGTTTCTTTTGGGTGGAAGCGCCGGCTTGTACGACGTTCCTCTCGAGGCATATTTGCAGTTCCGCAGTGATCGCAAGAATCGCGGCATGGTGCTCGCCGGGAACTATTTGATTTCCTATGTCTGCATCGTGGTTTCCGCCGGTGTCTTTCTGCTTCTCCGCGAGGTACTCAATATTTCCCCGCTGAATATCTTTCTGATCGGCGGACTCATCACGATTCCCGTTGCATGGTATGTCGTCTTTGTCGTTCCGGATCTCTCGTTCCGATTCTTCATGTGGCTGATGACTCATACCGTCTACAAGCTGCGAATCTTCGGTCGAGAAAACATCCCGGAGAAAGGTCCGGCTCTCATCGTTCCGAATCATGTGAGCTTTGTCGACGGGATTCTGATGATGATTTCATCCTCACGAATGATACGCTTCGTCATCTACGCCGACTTCACCGAGAAGCCTTTCCTCCGTCGGCTGGGCCAAGTCATGCGAGTCATTCCAATCGACGCCAGTCGCGGCCCGAAAGAGCTCGTTAAGTCGCTCCGAATTGCGAAGGACGCCATCAAAGATGGAGAACTCGTCTGCATTTTCGCTGAGGGTCAATTAACCCGCACCGGACAGATGCAGCCGTTTCAGCGAGGGATGTTCAAGATCATTCAGGGATCTGACGCCCCCATCATCCCGGTCAATCTGCATGGATTGTGGGGCAGCATCTTCAGTTGGCGGGGCGGAAAACTCTTTTGGAAGTGGCCGAAGAAGTGGCGATATCCCGTTGATATCCATTTCGGAAAACCGATTTACGACGTACAAGATCCTGCAGTTGTCAGACAACAAGTGGAAGAGCTCGGAGCCGAGGCAAATCTAATGGACATGACACGACAACCCATTCCCGCCAAGAGATTCATTCGTCACTGCAAAGCCAACAAAGGGCGAACGAAGGTCACCGATTCGACCAAACAAACGCTCAATGGTGGGAAGCTTTTGGCTGGCTCACTCGCATTTCGACGCGTGCTTCGTCGAGAAGTTTTCGCACCAGATGAGAAAACCGTCGGTGTTCTGCTGCCTCCATCTGTGGGGGGATGCCTGGCGAACATGGCTCTCGCTCTGGATAAGCGAGTCAGCGTCAACCTCAACTACACACTCTCAGAAGATGTGTTGAATTACTGCGTGAATCGCGCTGGCATCCGACATGTCTTGACCAGTCGCAAGTTCCTCGAAAAGAAACCATACAACCTCGAGAACGCGGAGTTCGTGTTCCTTGAAGATCTCAAGGAAAAAGTTTCAGCAGTCGACAAAGCGGCCGGAGCATTCGGTGCGTATGCAATGCCTGCCTCCGCCCTCGAAGCTTCACTGGGGCTGAACTCGGTCGATCCGAATGAAACATTGACGATCGTGTTCACTTCCGGTTCGACAGGTGAGCCCAAAGGTGTCGTCCTTTCACACAGCAATGTCGGAGCGAACATTGAAGCGGTCGACCATCTTCTCAATCTGAATGACAACGACGCTTTGCTCGGTGTTCTGCCTTTCTTCCATTCCTTCGGCTACACAGCATGTATGTGGCTGCCACTGTGCTACAACGTGCGAGGGATTTATCACTTCAATCCGCTTGATGCCAAAATTGTCGGTCGATTGTGCCAGGAAAACCGGGCGACCATTCTCATGGCGACGCCAACGTTCTTGCAGATGTACTTGCGACGCTGCGACAAGGAACAACTTGAGTCGCTCGATCTGATTGTTGTTGGTGCCGAAAAACTTCCCGAACAACTTGCTCGCGACTTCGAAGCCAAGTTCGGAGTTCTTCCGACCGAAGGTTACGGAACAACCGAACTGTCGCCCGTGGCTGCGGTCAATATTCCGGATCATCGATCGACAGAAGTCGTCCAGCGTGGCACAAAGCTTGGGACTGTCGGTCGACCGTTGCCGGGAGTGACAGCCAAAGTCGTCGATCCGGAGACCGGAGAAGACCGCGGAATCGGAGCAGAAGGTTTACTGCTGATCAAAGGCCCTAACGTGATGCAGGGTTACCTGGACGAACCAGAGCGAACTGCTGAAGTCCTCAAAGATGGCTGGTACTGCACCGGAGACTTCGCCTCCATCGACGATGAAGGTTTTGTTTCGATCACTGGACGGCAGAGCCGGTTTTCCAAGATCGGTGGCGAAATGGTTCCGCACATTCGGATCGAACAGGAACTGAATCGTATCTGTCAGGATTGCAACGACGAAGAAGGAGAAATCCTTCTGGCTGTCACAGCTGTGCCTGATGATCGAAAAGGTGAAAAGTTGGTTGTGCTTCACAGATCACTGCACATCACTCCCGAAGAAGCCATCAAGCAACTCTCCGACACCGGGCTTCCCAAGATCTGGCTTCCATCTCGTGAAAGCTTCGTCGAGGTCGATGCCATTCCTGTTCTCGGAACGGGAAAACTCGATCTGCGTGGAATCAAAGACCTCGCGCTGGAGCGGTTTTGTCAGCCTGAGCTGCAAGCCTGA
- the nth gene encoding endonuclease III, whose amino-acid sequence MFDTLDARKRQARKVVTRLRKTYPVAECALHHESPFQLLAATILSAQCTDERVNSVTPTLFSKFPDPESLAAATQAQVEEIVKPLGFFRAKATNLRGMAQALVDRHDGVLPQSLDELVKLPGVGRKTANVVLGTAFGIPSGVVVDTHVRRISNLLGLTESQNPEIIERDLVAILPKKEWIDYSHRMIHHGRQICIARRPKCLECPMLKICPRVGLAPLES is encoded by the coding sequence ATGTTTGACACTCTTGATGCCAGAAAGCGACAAGCCCGCAAAGTGGTCACGCGGCTGCGCAAGACCTATCCCGTGGCAGAGTGTGCCCTGCATCACGAATCACCATTTCAACTCCTGGCAGCGACGATTCTTTCGGCTCAGTGTACGGACGAGCGAGTCAATTCGGTCACGCCAACACTCTTCTCCAAGTTTCCTGATCCTGAATCCCTGGCTGCCGCAACTCAGGCACAAGTCGAAGAGATCGTCAAACCACTCGGGTTCTTTCGGGCCAAAGCCACGAATCTGAGAGGAATGGCGCAGGCGCTCGTCGATCGCCATGACGGAGTTCTCCCTCAGTCTCTCGACGAACTGGTCAAGCTTCCAGGAGTCGGTCGCAAAACAGCGAACGTCGTCCTCGGAACCGCATTCGGAATTCCGAGTGGAGTGGTCGTCGACACGCATGTCCGGAGAATCTCCAACCTTCTCGGCCTCACAGAAAGCCAGAATCCCGAAATCATCGAGCGAGATCTCGTTGCGATTCTTCCAAAGAAAGAGTGGATCGACTACTCACATCGCATGATTCACCACGGTCGGCAGATCTGTATTGCCCGTCGTCCAAAATGCCTTGAATGCCCGATGCTGAAGATTTGCCCCCGAGTCGGTCTGGCCCCGCTGGAAAGCTAA
- a CDS encoding DUF309 domain-containing protein, with the protein MDNEQFRHAVSLFNRQEFFACHDVLEEIWSETLGEQREFLQGLIHAAVALFHFGEGNLGGARKMHDSTVRYLTPYLPECSGLDLATFLADFEVCFEPILGSHDSYPQGAEMNPELCPKLEFVE; encoded by the coding sequence ATGGACAACGAACAGTTTCGACACGCCGTCAGCTTGTTCAATAGACAGGAATTCTTCGCGTGTCACGATGTTCTTGAAGAAATCTGGTCAGAGACTCTCGGCGAGCAGCGGGAATTTCTGCAAGGCCTGATTCACGCGGCGGTCGCGCTCTTTCACTTCGGAGAGGGAAATCTTGGGGGAGCGCGGAAGATGCACGATTCCACCGTCCGGTATCTCACTCCCTATCTCCCCGAATGCTCGGGGCTGGATCTGGCCACTTTTCTGGCAGACTTCGAAGTCTGCTTTGAACCGATTCTGGGATCGCACGACAGCTATCCACAGGGAGCGGAAATGAACCCGGAATTGTGCCCGAAACTGGAGTTTGTTGAGTAG
- a CDS encoding LON peptidase substrate-binding domain-containing protein, with product MSSETQKLLKQPIERSQHAYPVLLLEDVAVLPEATEVVIARDHLKRDCEQLVEEEPEATVILVPDRTSIREGQIVCLAKILRTEDVSADELQIEFRGLSRVEILESDANDNSVVVRHLHDERSTTSTDRREIRLAILQALEMLFPDAVTSRLLIPLLEVELSFSRLVDLASTVCDFEIHERFELLAEASADRRAEWILNRLYGRIQHSRRVKENGMPLFSSN from the coding sequence ATGTCATCAGAAACACAGAAATTGTTGAAACAGCCGATCGAACGGTCTCAACACGCTTACCCAGTACTGCTTCTGGAAGACGTCGCCGTGTTGCCGGAAGCAACGGAAGTCGTCATCGCACGCGATCACCTGAAGCGTGACTGCGAACAGTTAGTCGAAGAGGAACCGGAAGCAACCGTGATTCTCGTTCCGGATCGCACATCGATTCGCGAAGGCCAGATCGTCTGTCTGGCGAAAATTCTGCGAACCGAAGACGTCTCCGCAGACGAGTTGCAAATCGAATTTCGAGGACTGTCACGAGTCGAGATTCTTGAAAGCGACGCGAATGACAACTCAGTAGTGGTCCGTCATCTGCATGACGAGCGCTCAACAACGTCCACCGATCGGCGCGAAATTCGTCTCGCAATCTTGCAGGCATTGGAAATGTTGTTTCCTGATGCAGTGACGAGTCGACTTCTCATTCCGCTTCTTGAAGTCGAACTCTCGTTCTCGCGCCTCGTGGATCTGGCTTCGACCGTCTGCGATTTCGAAATTCATGAACGGTTCGAACTGCTTGCTGAAGCTTCCGCTGATCGCCGCGCAGAATGGATTCTGAATCGGCTGTATGGCCGAATCCAACATTCGCGACGTGTGAAAGAGAACGGAATGCCCCTTTTCAGCAGCAATTGA